The nucleotide window ATGCAGGTGGTGATTTCCACCGGCGACAAGGACATGGCCCAACTGGTCAACCCGCAGGTACGCCTGGTCAATACGATGACTGACGAAACGCTGGACGAAGCCGGCGTGCTGGCCAAGTTCGGCGTGCCGCCCGAGCGTATCGTGGATTATCTGACCTTGATCGGCGACACCGTCGACAACGTACCCGGCGTGCCCAAATGCGGCCCCAAGACCGCGGTGAAATGGCTGAATGAATACGGCAGCCTCGACGCCATTGTGGCCCGCGCCGACGAGATCGGCGGCGTAGTCGGCCAGAACCTACGCGATACGCTGGGCTGGCTGCCCATGGGCCGCAAGCTCGTCACCATCAAATGCGATGTAGATCTGGCCGCCGACATGCCGGCCGGCTTTGACAGCCTGCGCCCGCGCGATGCCGACCAGAGCGCGCTGCTGAATCTGTACGAGACCTATGGCTTCAAGAGCTGGCTGAGCGAGATGAAGGGCGAGGCCGCCGTCGGCGACAAATACGCTGCCGAGGGCAACACCGCCGCACTGCGCAGCTTTGCACCTGCTGAAGTGGGTGAAGTGCGCGAACTGGATCGCAGCAACTACACCACGATACTGACTGAGGCGCAGCTCGATGATTGGCTGGCCAAGCTGGATGCAGCCGAACTGGTGGCCGTGGATACCGAAACCGACAGCCTCGAACCCATGCTGGCGCGCATCGTCGGCATCAGCTTTGCGGTCGCCGAAGGTAAAGCCGCCTACCTGCCGCTGACCCACCACTACGCCGACGCCCCCGCGCAACTGCCGCTGGAAGCCACGTTGGCCAAGCTCAAGCCCTGGCTCGAAAACGCCACGCGCCGCAAGGTCGGCCAGAACCTCAAATACGATCAGCATGTATTCGCCAACCACGGCATCGCCCTGCGTGGCATCGCCGAGGACACGCTGCTGCAGTCCTATGTGCTCGACAGCACCGAGCGCCACAATATGGATGACCTCGCCGCCAAGCATCTAGGCATCAAGACCATGCTGTACGAGGAAATCTGCGGCAAGGGCGCCAAGCAGATCGGCTTTGCCGAAGTGGCCATCGATGTCGCCGCCGCTTACTCGGCCGAAGATGCCGATGTAACGCTGCGCCTGCACCAGACCTTTGCCCCGCAACTGAAGGCCGAGCCCAAGCTCGATGACGTCTACCGCAACATCGAACTCCCCTCGCGCGAGGTGCTGTTCAAGATGGAGCGCCACGGCGTGCTGCTTGATAGCAACTTGCTACACAAGCAGAGCCACGAGCTGGGCCAGGCGATGATGCGGATCGAGCAAGAAGCCTACGAGCTGGCCGGCCAGCCCTTCAATCTGGGTTCGCCCAAGCAGATCGGCGAAATCCTCTTCGACAAGCTGCAATTGCCGGTCAAGAAGAAAACCCCCAAGGGCGCACCGAGCACCGACG belongs to Chitinimonas sp. BJYL2 and includes:
- the polA gene encoding DNA polymerase I, translated to MSAKTLLLIDGSSYLYRAFHALPDLRSPAGAPTGALRGMVAMLKKLVKELPADYIGCVFDAKGKTFRDDWYPEYKAQRAPMPDDLRAQIEPIHLAVKALGLPILMVDGVEADDVIGTLAAQAGAAGMQVVISTGDKDMAQLVNPQVRLVNTMTDETLDEAGVLAKFGVPPERIVDYLTLIGDTVDNVPGVPKCGPKTAVKWLNEYGSLDAIVARADEIGGVVGQNLRDTLGWLPMGRKLVTIKCDVDLAADMPAGFDSLRPRDADQSALLNLYETYGFKSWLSEMKGEAAVGDKYAAEGNTAALRSFAPAEVGEVRELDRSNYTTILTEAQLDDWLAKLDAAELVAVDTETDSLEPMLARIVGISFAVAEGKAAYLPLTHHYADAPAQLPLEATLAKLKPWLENATRRKVGQNLKYDQHVFANHGIALRGIAEDTLLQSYVLDSTERHNMDDLAAKHLGIKTMLYEEICGKGAKQIGFAEVAIDVAAAYSAEDADVTLRLHQTFAPQLKAEPKLDDVYRNIELPSREVLFKMERHGVLLDSNLLHKQSHELGQAMMRIEQEAYELAGQPFNLGSPKQIGEILFDKLQLPVKKKTPKGAPSTDEDVLTELAQDFPLPAKLLEHRSMAKLKSTYTDKLPLMVNPRTGRVHTNYAQAVAVTGRLASNDPNLQNIPVRTAEGRRIREAFIAPAGHVIVSADYSQIELRIMAHLSGDAGMLKAFEAGIDIHRATAAEVFGTTPDAVTSEQRRYSKAINFGLIYGMSAFGLAAQLGIERSAAQQFVDRYFARYPGVAEYMQRTREQARSQGFVETWFGRKLWLPEIKSSNQGRRAGAERAAINAPMQGTAADLVKLAMVAVQDWIEAEKLASRLIMQVHDELVLEVPEAEVDLVKQRLPELMAGVAALRVPLTAEVGIGPNWEAAH